A region of Vespula vulgaris chromosome 1, iyVesVulg1.1, whole genome shotgun sequence DNA encodes the following proteins:
- the LOC127070305 gene encoding N-alpha-acetyltransferase 80 — protein sequence MSNDVYTDIWYDVIPLHHRPELVKECCKLLNTEWPRSETARLKSLKVSCDDFPTCLVLLDRESRVLGHCKVSLIPKVRHSCYIESVVVDYKSRAQGLGSRLLRGTEEYVARKGFKTVYLITKGQELFYIKNGYTICDPIETCGYRKFLPPTTIVEAKQKEKNTLFSGPPPPPMPQLVFEYFDIRMLSQKTHMVKKL from the exons atgtcaaatgatgtatatacagatatatggTACGATGTTATTCCACTTCACCATAGGCCAGAATTAGTTAAAGAATGTTGTAAATTGCTCAATACAGAATGGCCAAGAAGTGAAACAGCTCG ACTAAAGTCTTTGAAGGTATCTTGTGACGACTTTCCTACGTGTCTAGTTTTATTAGATAGAGAAAGTCGAGTTCTTGGTCATTGCAAAGTATCTTTGATACCTAAAGTACGTCACAGTTGTTACATTGAATCAG tcgTAGTTGATTACAAATCCAGAGCTCAAGGATTGGGATCTAGATTGTTACGTGGGACGGAAGAATATGTGGCAAGGAAAGGTTTCAAAACAGTATACTTGATAACAAAAGGTCAAgaactattttatattaaaaatggatATACGATTTGTGACCCCATCGAAACGTGTggatatagaaaatttctacCTCCTACTACCATAGTTGAAgcaaaacagaaagaaaaaaatacacttTTTTCTGGTCCCCCACCCCCTCCAATGCCACAATtagtatttgaatattttgatataagaaTGCTATCTCAAAAAACACACAtggttaaaaaattatga
- the LOC127070296 gene encoding flavin reductase (NADPH) has product MAKRIVIFGATGNTGLCVLNHAVEKGMDVRVFVRDKTKIPENLRNKVDIIIGDVTNDRDVSKAVASRDAVVVALGTRNDLKPTTVLSEGMKNIIEAMKTHNVELVSVCLSAFLFYKPDAVPVIFKDLNADHQRMFDLLKESGLKWIAILPPHISSTENLKYIIKHDESPGRAISKYALGAFLVDCLEQSDHYQKICGIATDS; this is encoded by the exons ATGGCGAAGCGGATTGTAATATTCGGAGCTACGGGAAATACCGGGCTTTGTGTTTTAAATCATGCTGTGGAAAAGG GTATGGATGTAAGAGTTTTTGTGAGAGATAAGACCAAGATACCAGAAAATCTTAGAAACAAAGTGGATATAATTATTGGAGATGTCACCAACGATAGAGATGTTTCAAAAGCTGTAGCTAGTAGAgatgctgttgttgttgcacTTGGTACTAGAAATGATCTTA AACCAACTACTGTACTATCAGAaggtatgaaaaatataatagaggCTATGAAGACGCATAATGTTGAATTGGTTTCTGTATGTTTATCAg catttttattctataagcCTGATGCTGTACCAGTTATATTCAAAGATCTGAATGCAGATCATCAGCGTATGTTTGATCTTCTGAAAGAAAGTGGATTAAAATGGATTGCCATATTACCACCACATATTTCTA gtacagaaaatttaaaatatattataaaacatgaCGAATCCCCAGGTCGTGCCATTTCAAAATATGCTTTGGGTGCATTTCTTGTTGATTGTCTCGAACAATCAGatcattatcaaaaaatatgtGGTATTGCAACTGACtcataa